tgtctatggttaggaaacataaccatctttgattaatgagctagtcaagtagaggcatactagtgacgtttggtttgtctatgtattcacacaagtattatgtttccggataatacaattctagcatgaataataaacatttatcatgatataaggaaataaaataataacattattattgcctctagggcatatttccttcatgctacTATCTATGATGTAAGGATATGACATAATTCTTCATGTATGCAGATTTGTTTAAATTCATTATTCCAATTGTCCACAAATCCTTCAAATGTCGTGACTAATCAGGCCCTGATAAATCCACCCTCATAGATCAaatatctcctaactaaatccaaaataactCCAAACTCAATCCAAaatatctcctaactaaatccaaaataactCCAAACTCAATCCAAAATATCTCCTAACTAATCAAAACTACACTTTCTTTGAATCCaaatcagctgacaactttttcatGCCACATAACCCTAACTAATCCAAACTATGTCCTAACTACATCCGAATTACACTTCCTTTCAATCAAAATCTAGTCACAACTTTCTCATATCACATATCCTAAACCTTAATCAAATCTGACCCTATCGATACTATGAAGAAGAGACTGGTCAAGATTAGAGATGGCTAGGCACTTACATGCCAAAGGCCGATGCGAAGATCCGACGCGATAAAGTTGATGCACGGCGATGAGGATGATCTGGCCTCACGCCAGGGAAGAGGGTTTCACATCGGGAAAGGAGGGGATTAGGCGGCTCGTCGGAAGATCTGGCGCCGCATATAACCCGAGGGGGATCATGTGCGAGGGAGGGGATAATGGGGTGtgggagggaaggaggaggggggAGTTCCACGACGAGTGCGCgcgccggcgatcggcgacgatgtATTTGCCGGAGACTAGGGCTCGAGAGAAGATGAGGAATCGCTCTAACTTCAAATGACCACACATGATGTCATTTAGTTATAATTAAGTGCCTTACTGCAATCAAGTTAATTTGAAATTTTAGAACGATAATACCCCTCGACTTAATTGGACCAATTAAACTTAAATAATTTTTTAGGTCGAAAATATCCTTGGACTTTAGTAAGGCTCAGTTAGTCTCATCCGTTGGATCGCCTATATAATACACGTACTTTGGTGTATTGCAATGCATCGTAAAATTTCCCTTTAGAAAAACATATATTAGTCGGTTTTTTAATAAACTCACCTTTTGAGTTTTCTTCCCAAACTCAGTTATCTATATCCACGATTTGATGAGATAACTGAACAAGTTTTTAGGTGGTTATAACTACAATCACCGTAtccaaacaagcgttgcttagggcatgtacaatggttgataacatAGTCTTATCTTAGGTCTTACATGTAATTAAGAGATGACAAAAAAAAAGATGAGCTTTATCTTCATAACTAGTTATTTCTAAAAACATGGTGACACATATTGTGCTAAGATatcatctcttgtcttatcttaaataagagaagacaagcctttttttATGAGTTCTCTCTTCTCCAtttcatcatttatcctacatgaCACTCCTAAGATAgtgccattgtacatgcccttattcgAAGATTAGTTAGTTAGAACCGTAGACATCCATATCCAAACAACCACTAGATGCATCTCGTGGGCTATTCATAACCGCCTCCCTCCCAGTACTCTACACCTCTTCCACCTAAGATGCACGAGACGGCGACTGCTGCCACGTTCGACATAGCTGCCCTCAGGCAACTCGCTGACGCGCGTTCCGTCCTCGCCGACGAGTCGTGACGGCCTACGTGGGGGAAGGCAGGGCGCTGATTCTACGGCGTGGCGACGGCATCTTTCCTCCTCCGTCTTCCCTCTTCCTGCCATCCTACACGCGTTCCCTGCAACTGCCTAGCCCACCAACAGAATGGCAGAGATTTGCGATCTCCGTGCTGCCAATATAGCGTCATCCGAGGAAAGTTTGTACGTGATCAAGATAGACGAATACTCCAGGATCAAGCGGCAAACCGAGCGTGGAAAATACGTGAAATCGACCCCTTTCAGTGTTGGAGGTCACGACTGGGTTGTGTGGTATTTCCCGAACGGTTGCCACACCGAAAAGTACGAAGCCGGTTTCATATCTGTTTTTCTAGCTCTTGATTCCGCTGCGTCGAAGAATGTGAGGGCCAATGTTGGATTTAGTCTGTTTCCTGTTGGCAAGGAGGGGGAACCAGTGGGGTCATATAACAAGACCACCGAACATATCTTCCCTAGCAAAGGTTCAGACTGGGGTTTCTCTAACTTTATCAAGAAGGCAGATCTTGAGGGATCAGTGTATCTAAGGAAAGACAGAATCAGAATCATGTGCGATGTTACTGTCGTGAAGTATGGCCACAATGCTAATCGGCTTAGCTTGGTTCCTCCAAGCAACTTGCATCAGCATCTCGGCGACCTCTTAAAGAGCATGGATGGAGCGGACGTCACCTTTCATGTTGGCGGGGAGAGTTTCTTGGCTCATAGGTCCATTCTCGCCGCTCGGTCGTCTGTCTTCAGAGCGGAGCTCTTCGGTGCTATGAAGGAGGACGCCGGTCGCCCAATTGAAATCAGTGATATGGAACCTGATGTATTCAGATCGTTGCTTCACTTCATATACACCGACTCACCACCCATTCGTATGATGACCAATGGAGGTCAAGCACGTAGAGATGTGGCGATGGCTGGCCATCTTCTTGTTGCAGCTGACAGGTATAACATTGAGAGGCTGAAGCTGATTTGTGAAGAGAAGTTATGCAAGCTCATCGACTCCGACATCGTGGCGACCAGTCTGGCTCTAGCTGAGCAGCACAACTCCCGCAGACTCAAGGAAGCTTGCTTTCAGTTCCTCACTTCTCTTTCCAATTTGGAGGCGATGATGGCAAGTGATGGTTACGAGCATCTGAAGAATAGTTGCCCATCAGTTCTCAAGGAGCTGGCTGTTAGCTTCCTGCCTGCTGAGCTGAAAGTGGTCAAAGATATTATCATGACAACTTAGTAGCATGGCAATGATCATAGCATCTTATCTATTTTAGTATCCATATCTTCTACCATAGTACCTGCAAAAGAGCTTATCTCTATAAATATCTGCATATCCACTTTGCAATCAGAATGCGAATTGATTGCGCGATTCCTGTGTTCTTTTATTTGCTGGGATGCAATATTAACGTCGAACTGGATTTGATGTCCTTGCTGCATGCATTTTTTGTTACGGCTTTTAATGATTTCCAAGGTTCTGCCGTTAGCTCACTCCATAGAAACACAAATGTGCTAGATATTTTTATGATGGAAGGGATTTCTCCATGAGTTTTTTGATAGAAGGGATTCTATGTAAAATCTGGGTTCCGGCGTTAGCTCATCTTATATATGCAGTTTTTGTTACTGTTTTTAATGATTTCCAAGGTTCTGCAGTTTGTGCTCCATCCGTAGTCCTGTTTTCCCCTTTTTTAGTGTGGCACTGCCAAGTTTTTGATGGACTGAAAAATTCACCTACCTTGCTTAATGAATATATTGGCTCAGTGGTTCCAAGCATAAAGTTCTTGACATGATTAATTTGCGTATGGAGAACTGCTCAATCTCGAGGCTTCAGTAGGCTTATCACTCTGGGAACATGCGTATACAGGTGTACTTGGGCCCACTTTTCTTCATAATCAAGTCGTCGGTAATAAGCACCTTGGCGGCGTGTGAGGCCGTGATCTTCAGTAGCTGGTTCTGTAATAAGTAGACAGCTCTTTTGTAGTTGCTCTAGTCTTTTCTTATGCTGTTAAGTGTGGTTGGTTCCGTCAGTTGATATAGGATGGTTAATGTGTCGACCTCAGTCTATGGATTTGTTACCTGGGGTAAAGGGTCGTTGGTGATGTGCTGCGGCTGTAACCTGGGGGTAAAGGTCTTCCCCTTCACTCAAACTGATCCTAGGTTCGTTTATCAGTTCCATATGAATGAAATTACAGGCAAATATGCTCCTTTCCTTACAAAAATAGTGTCGGTAATTAAACACATCCAGGTGGAGGCTGGACAACAGATGGCAGCATATGTAAGTCGGGCGGCGCGAAGTCGAGCTGAATGCGAGAGAAGCCCGGCGACAGCAGCGTGACAGCAATGCCGGGTTAGGCCAAGGTCACCATGGACGAGAGCGGGATCGAGAGGGGTGTCGGGCTAAAGTGACAAGTGAGTCCAGCAGGGCGAGTCGCGCAAGGGCATTTGCCCAGTAAATTTTGACCCGTAGCTAATCGCGAGCCATTTTCACCAATCAGTGGCATTCGGCCTGTGATTTCTTCAAATTCCTCGTGTGGGTAAATCTGGGTTCTGGCATTAAAAATACAGACGTTCGGTGCGGCTCCACGCCCATGAAGGCGTCGTGCAGTGCATGGGCCGGACTCGACCGTGTCCAAGAGGTCAGCGTTGATACGCATCCGAAGCTAGCTATCCCAGTGTTCCTAGATTAGGATTCTTATTTGGCATGTAATCTGTTCAGTTTAAATGGCAGCAAAGACCTAGAGTTCTTATTTGGCATGTATCTGCGTTTGATTTGCTTCGAGACAGATCGATCGAACTTCCCACGGTACGTACTATATAGACGCAGGGAATTTCACGTTGTTGCCGTTATTCCATCCGGGTGCAATCTAAGGGACGACAAGAATGTCAGAGCGTCACGATCTTGCTGCTGCCATTGTAGGGGGATCGGAGCAAAGGTCATGTGTGATCAAGATAGACAGCTACTCAAGAATCATGGGGATGGAGCGTGGCAAGTGCGTGCAATCTGTCCCATTCAGCGTTGGGGGTCACGACTGGGTTTCAGTAATTCTATCAAGAAATATTTTCTTGAGAATTCAGGGCATATAAGAAACGACAGTTTCAACATCCAGTGCGATGTTACCGTCATGAAGTCTACCCGCAAAGGTAGTCGGTTTAGCTTGGTTCCTCCAAGCAACTTGCGTCAACAACTTGGTGACCTAGTGAAGAGCATGGATGGAGCCGACGTGACCTTTCATGTCGGCGGGGAGAGTTTCTTGGCTCATAGGGCCGTGCTCGCCGCTCGGTCATCCGTGTTCAGGGTGGAGCTCTTTGGCGGCATGAAGGAGAATGCCGGCGGTCCAATTGAAATTTGTGATATGGAAAGTGACGTGTTCAAGGCCTTGCGCCACTTCATATACACAGACTGACTATGTGCCTGTTCCCGAGATGACTGATGGATGTGgagcacgaagagaagcggtgatgGCTGGCCATCTGCTTGTTGCAGCGGACAGGTACAACATTGAGAGGCTGAAGCTGATATGCGAAGAGAAGTTGTGCGAGCTCATCAACTCTGACATCGTGGCGCCAAGTTTGGCTCTAGCTGAGCAGCACAGTTTCGATACAATTAAGAAAGCTTGCTTTAAGTTCCTCGCTTCCCCTTCTAATTTGAAGGCGATGATGGCAAGCGATGGTTACGAGCATCTGAAGAATAGCTGCCCATATGTTCTCAAGGAGCTGGCTGCTAGCTTCCTGCCTGACGAGCTGAAAGCGGCCAAAGATATTATCATGACAATTTAGTAGTGTGGCTAATCATCACCGCATCTAATCGGTTGCATGTAGAAGGCTCAAGGCAAAACTATCTAGATCCAATTTAGCAATCAGAATGCGAATTGATTGGTGATTCCTGTGTCTTGTATTTGCTGGCATGCATGACTAGTGTCGAAACTGAATTTCTTGTGCTTGCTGCAGTTTTTGTTATGGTTTGTCAGGGCTTCAAGTTTCTTCAGTttgtgctccatatgtactcctgtTTTTCCCTTTGATAATGTGGCATTGCCAAGTTTTTTTATAGACTGAAATATTCATCTACCTTGCTTAAGAAAGATACTTTCTCACTGATGATTCCAAGAATTTTTTACATGATTACCTTGAATACGGGAAAAAAAACTTTGAATATTTCTTTCCCTATCAATCCCGAGGCTTCAGTATGTTTGCCAATACAGGAACATGCATACTTGCAGCCTGAATTTCTATTTGCCGTGATAATATTTTCCGCTGATTTAAGCACATTGTCACACAGCTCAGACAGCTCAGACACAAAGCTATGCATGGAGGTTCTAGCAATTTTAGTCGCCTAGTTGCTCACTGTTTTCTAAGCATGCAGCACCTTATACCTGATCGCTCGACCATGTTGGAAACTTGGAACACAAATGCTTCATAGGAAATATAAGGTGTACATCTATGTTATTCGGATTTATTTTGAGCATGTGTTTGTTGTTTTGTTCAAAGTATATCAATTACG
The sequence above is a segment of the Triticum dicoccoides isolate Atlit2015 ecotype Zavitan chromosome 1A, WEW_v2.0, whole genome shotgun sequence genome. Coding sequences within it:
- the LOC119364450 gene encoding LOW QUALITY PROTEIN: BTB/POZ and MATH domain-containing protein 1-like (The sequence of the model RefSeq protein was modified relative to this genomic sequence to represent the inferred CDS: deleted 1 base in 1 codon; substituted 1 base at 1 genomic stop codon), with product MKSTRKGSRFSLVPPSNLRQQLGDLVKSMDGADVTFHVGGESFLAHRAVLAARSSVFRVELFGGMKENAGGPIEICDMESDVFKALRHFIYTDXLVPVPEMTDGCGARREAVMAGHLLVAADRYNIERLKLICEEKLCELINSDIVAPSLALAEQHSFDTIKKACFKFLASPSNLKAMMASDGYEHLKNSCPYVLKELAASFLPDELKAAKDIIMTI
- the LOC119351374 gene encoding BTB/POZ and MATH domain-containing protein 2-like, which gives rise to MAEICDLRAANIASSEESLYVIKIDEYSRIKRQTERGKYVKSTPFSVGGHDWVVWYFPNGCHTEKYEAGFISVFLALDSAASKNVRANVGFSLFPVGKEGEPVGSYNKTTEHIFPSKGSDWGFSNFIKKADLEGSVYLRKDRIRIMCDVTVVKYGHNANRLSLVPPSNLHQHLGDLLKSMDGADVTFHVGGESFLAHRSILAARSSVFRAELFGAMKEDAGRPIEISDMEPDVFRSLLHFIYTDSPPIRMMTNGGQARRDVAMAGHLLVAADRYNIERLKLICEEKLCKLIDSDIVATSLALAEQHNSRRLKEACFQFLTSLSNLEAMMASDGYEHLKNSCPSVLKELAVSFLPAELKVVKDIIMTT